A stretch of Bradyrhizobium sp. CCBAU 53338 DNA encodes these proteins:
- the hyi gene encoding hydroxypyruvate isomerase, translating to MPKFAANLTMLFNEMPFIDRFAAAKAAGFAGVEYLFPYDFDKAQLREQLEAHGLTQVLHNLPAGNWAGGERGIAILPDRTSEFRDGVFRAIDYAKALDCEQLNCLVGIAPDNTDPRELQETLVGNLRFAASTLARENIKLLVEPINTLDIPGFFLNGTEQAIQLISEVRSNNLFVQYDIYHMQIMEGDLARTMQEYLPQISHIQLADNPGRHEPGTGEINYPFLFRHLDAIGYRGWIGCEYKPRTTTLEGLSWHAAQTFET from the coding sequence ATGCCGAAATTCGCCGCCAATCTCACCATGCTCTTCAACGAGATGCCGTTCATCGACCGCTTCGCCGCGGCGAAGGCGGCAGGCTTTGCTGGGGTCGAGTACCTCTTCCCCTATGACTTTGACAAGGCGCAGCTCCGCGAGCAGCTCGAGGCCCACGGGCTGACCCAGGTGCTGCACAATCTGCCCGCCGGCAACTGGGCCGGCGGCGAGCGCGGCATCGCGATCCTGCCCGATCGCACCAGCGAATTCCGCGACGGCGTGTTCCGCGCCATCGACTACGCCAAGGCGCTCGATTGCGAGCAGCTCAACTGCCTGGTCGGCATCGCGCCAGACAATACCGACCCGCGCGAGCTTCAGGAGACTTTGGTCGGAAACCTGCGCTTTGCGGCGTCGACGCTGGCGCGCGAGAATATCAAGCTGCTGGTCGAGCCGATCAACACGCTCGATATTCCCGGTTTCTTTCTCAACGGCACCGAGCAGGCGATCCAGCTGATCTCCGAGGTGCGGTCGAACAATCTGTTCGTCCAATACGACATCTATCACATGCAGATCATGGAGGGCGATCTCGCCCGCACCATGCAGGAATATCTGCCGCAGATCTCCCACATCCAGCTCGCCGACAATCCCGGCCGGCATGAGCCGGGCACCGGCGAGATCAACTATCCCTTCCTGTTCCGCCATCTCGACGCGATCGGCTATCGCGGCTGGATCGGCTGCGAATACAAGCCGCGCACCACGACGCTGGAAGGCCTGTCCTGGCACGCGGCGCAGACCTTCGAGACCTGA